Proteins found in one Pempheris klunzingeri isolate RE-2024b chromosome 6, fPemKlu1.hap1, whole genome shotgun sequence genomic segment:
- the LOC139202625 gene encoding Rieske domain-containing protein, with protein MASGSGDEEGNADGASWRLIGPASGLSKKRCRLMYSSLGYDSDVCLFYVKGEFFAMDARCSHSGGPLCEGDIEEADGVLQVFCPWHDYNFDLRTGKSGTSLQQQVYKVKLEDGNVYVKHASRLSLEPFPADQKR; from the exons ATGGCGTCTGGCTCCGGAGATGAAGAGGGAAACGCGGACGGCGCTTCGTGGAGACTCATAGGCCCGGCCTCGGGGCTTTCCAAGAAGCGCTGCCGTCTGATGTACTCCTCCCTCGGCTACGACTCTGATGTCTGCCTCTTCTACGTGAAGGGGGAGTTTTTTGCCATGGATGCTCGCTGTTCGCATTCCG GCGGTCCTCTGTGTGAGGGGGACATCGAGGAGGCTGATGGGGTCCTGCAGGTCTTCTGCCCCTGGCATGACTACAACTTTGACCTCAGAACTGGGAAGTCGGGGACCTCCTTACAG CAACAAGTGTACAAAGTCAAGCTGGAGGATGGCAACGTGTACGTGAAACATGCCAGCCGTCTCTCCTTGGAGCCTTTTCCTGCGGATCAGAAGAGATGA